The Spirosoma radiotolerans genome has a window encoding:
- a CDS encoding auracyanin family protein produces MNINHQTIQRLARTALLASGLACVSHVSTQAQIQSKTGLPVSSSSKQPAPAPKGLAKVAADPEKEDDFYKLISLPVPEDIILEVGGMVTLPDGNLAVCTRRGEVWIVSNPYVSGSIRPTYKRFAYGLHEPLGLAYKDGDIYVTQRSELTRLHDADGDGRADSYDKVYSWPLSGNYHEYSYGPTFLPNGNMLVTLNVGWSNSLGHGVSLVPWRGWTLEITPDGKMTPFAAGMRSPAGYGMNAAGDYFYTENQGDWVGSGRLSQVEKGDFLGNAESLRWTDMPGSPLKIKPQDVPNTGEPLYDVSKKFTALKAPAVWLPHGILGISTSGLLTDNTKGKFGPFENQLFVGDQGQSILSRVDLEKVKGVYQGVVFPFREGFSSGVLRLVWGHDASMFVGMTSRGWSSTGKELFSLQRVVWTGKMPFEMKTIHAMPDGFEIEFTEPVDEELAADPASYKVTGFNYKYHATYGSPVINRGGCPIRGIVVSKDGLKARLVVDSLRLGYIHEITTPGVRSKEGRALLHNVGYYTLNNIPDGEKLTVAATTPAHDHSAMMTASTSTAPPVSTRGVSKKVTSVKSATVKATGSTMAKRVTEMPASWTEPDYTINMGTKPGLKFAPEQFQVKAGSKVRVVFNNEDDMLHNFVVVAPGSALQVGELAMKLGLEGQEKNYIPQTDKVLHHTNLLQPNTNESIYFIAPEKPGDYMYECSVPGHFYVMQGTMKVVK; encoded by the coding sequence ATGAACATCAATCATCAGACCATACAACGTTTAGCCAGAACCGCCCTGCTGGCGTCTGGCCTTGCCTGTGTAAGTCACGTTTCGACCCAGGCGCAAATTCAGTCCAAGACGGGCTTACCCGTTAGTTCTAGTAGTAAGCAGCCAGCGCCTGCCCCGAAAGGCCTGGCTAAGGTGGCAGCAGATCCCGAAAAAGAAGACGATTTTTATAAACTGATTTCGCTACCTGTTCCGGAAGATATTATTCTGGAGGTCGGTGGTATGGTTACTTTACCGGATGGTAACCTGGCCGTTTGTACCCGCCGGGGCGAAGTCTGGATCGTGTCGAATCCCTATGTCAGTGGTTCGATTCGGCCAACCTACAAACGCTTTGCGTATGGACTGCACGAACCGCTGGGGCTGGCCTATAAAGACGGAGACATTTACGTTACCCAGCGCAGCGAACTTACCCGCCTGCACGATGCCGACGGCGACGGACGGGCTGACTCCTACGATAAAGTTTACTCCTGGCCGTTGTCGGGTAATTACCACGAGTATTCCTACGGCCCAACGTTTTTACCAAACGGCAATATGCTCGTCACGCTGAACGTGGGCTGGAGCAATAGCCTTGGACATGGCGTTAGCCTGGTCCCCTGGCGTGGCTGGACGCTGGAAATTACCCCCGACGGAAAAATGACTCCTTTTGCCGCGGGAATGCGCTCCCCCGCTGGTTACGGCATGAATGCAGCCGGTGATTACTTCTACACCGAAAACCAGGGCGACTGGGTTGGCTCGGGCCGGCTTTCGCAGGTCGAGAAAGGGGATTTCCTAGGCAATGCCGAAAGTCTGCGGTGGACAGATATGCCGGGCTCACCCCTAAAAATCAAGCCACAGGATGTTCCCAACACAGGCGAGCCCCTCTACGATGTATCCAAGAAGTTTACAGCCCTGAAAGCGCCTGCCGTCTGGTTGCCACACGGCATCCTGGGCATTTCAACATCCGGTTTACTGACAGATAACACGAAAGGAAAATTTGGGCCGTTCGAGAACCAGTTGTTCGTTGGCGACCAAGGGCAAAGTATTCTCTCGCGGGTCGATTTAGAAAAAGTAAAGGGAGTTTATCAGGGTGTTGTATTCCCATTTCGGGAGGGTTTCTCATCGGGCGTACTACGTCTCGTTTGGGGCCACGATGCCTCGATGTTTGTGGGGATGACCAGCCGGGGCTGGTCGTCGACAGGTAAAGAGCTTTTCAGCCTGCAGCGGGTAGTCTGGACGGGAAAAATGCCCTTTGAGATGAAGACTATACACGCCATGCCGGATGGTTTTGAGATTGAATTTACCGAGCCAGTCGATGAGGAATTAGCCGCAGATCCGGCATCGTACAAAGTAACAGGCTTCAATTACAAGTACCATGCAACCTATGGCAGCCCGGTGATCAATCGGGGTGGTTGCCCGATTCGTGGTATTGTGGTATCGAAAGATGGCCTGAAAGCCCGGTTGGTGGTCGACAGTCTGCGCTTAGGCTATATTCACGAAATCACGACGCCGGGCGTTCGCTCAAAAGAGGGTCGTGCGTTACTGCATAACGTTGGCTACTACACGCTCAATAATATTCCCGACGGCGAAAAGCTGACCGTTGCCGCTACGACGCCCGCTCATGACCACTCAGCTATGATGACGGCATCTACGTCGACGGCACCACCTGTGAGTACCAGAGGAGTTTCGAAGAAAGTAACATCGGTAAAATCAGCCACCGTGAAAGCTACGGGTAGCACAATGGCCAAACGGGTAACGGAAATGCCTGCGTCCTGGACAGAACCTGATTATACGATTAACATGGGCACAAAACCAGGCCTGAAGTTTGCGCCCGAGCAGTTTCAGGTAAAAGCAGGCAGCAAAGTACGGGTCGTATTCAACAATGAGGATGACATGCTCCACAACTTTGTGGTGGTAGCTCCTGGCTCAGCGCTTCAGGTAGGTGAACTGGCCATGAAACTTGGACTTGAGGGTCAGGAAAAGAATTACATTCCGCAGACAGACAAGGTGTTGCACCACACTAATCTGTTACAGCCCAACACCAACGAGTCCATTTATTT
- a CDS encoding 3-keto-disaccharide hydrolase, with product MLCALGASAQQNQIPYATISLQNLNDFKPTGSNWKIVGDVFYDLTKPGKGTTKSGTGILVNDPSGKSKDHLFTKMEHGDLDLELDFMMEKGSNSGVYLQSRYEVQLFDSWGASVPKASDCGAIYERWDDSRPEGRKGYEGHPPAQNVSKAPGLWQHLSIMFKAPRFNEKGEKTANARFLKVILNGVTVQENVEVLGPTRSAAFQDEKPTGSLMIQGDHGPVAIRNIRYKSYGIEPVTLTNMKLSAYEGKFASVNDFGSLTPTREMDITMLAHSAPGSRDKFGGKITGLLHIPRSGQYSLNLNLNWIPAETNPANPNGAGELMIDNKPVLSISGKSGGTASAMVQLEAGDHPVVLAYYKNFGLWYARRNDIVLGVEGPGVQYTTLNQVIRVEEPVGEIALQAKDEPVMQRGFVNHHGQKHTHTISVGEPGHVNYSVDLRKGEFLQIWRGNFLETTPMWYGRGETQLSVPLGSVIELSGKPSLTYLADQNAAWPDSNATYMNMGYDVDSNGRPIFKYTLGASQVRESFAAEEEGHKLSHSFTVTPSSGASTPGASTPGASTPGASTRGEVWCRVAEGNDITELPNGLYAINDKQYFIELPAKQKPVIRTTAQKTKEMLLPVKPATAAGTITYSIIW from the coding sequence TTGCTCTGCGCCCTAGGTGCATCAGCGCAACAAAACCAAATACCTTACGCAACAATTAGCCTTCAAAATCTCAACGATTTTAAGCCAACGGGTAGCAATTGGAAAATCGTCGGTGATGTTTTTTATGACCTGACCAAACCAGGTAAAGGCACGACAAAGTCGGGCACGGGCATTCTGGTCAATGATCCATCCGGAAAAAGCAAAGACCATCTTTTTACCAAGATGGAACATGGCGACCTGGACCTGGAACTCGATTTTATGATGGAGAAAGGGTCGAATTCAGGAGTTTATCTCCAAAGCCGTTATGAAGTTCAATTGTTCGACAGTTGGGGCGCCAGCGTACCGAAAGCGAGCGATTGCGGGGCAATTTATGAACGCTGGGACGACAGCCGCCCCGAAGGCCGGAAAGGATACGAAGGTCACCCACCGGCCCAGAATGTAAGTAAAGCGCCTGGTCTTTGGCAGCACCTGAGCATTATGTTCAAAGCACCCCGATTTAATGAAAAGGGCGAAAAAACAGCGAATGCCCGCTTCCTAAAGGTCATTTTGAACGGTGTAACGGTTCAGGAAAACGTCGAAGTATTAGGACCAACGCGCTCAGCCGCTTTTCAGGACGAAAAGCCCACCGGCTCACTCATGATTCAGGGCGATCATGGCCCGGTAGCCATCCGTAACATCCGATACAAGTCCTACGGAATCGAGCCCGTAACGCTCACCAACATGAAGCTGAGTGCTTACGAAGGCAAGTTCGCATCGGTAAATGACTTCGGTTCGCTCACGCCCACGCGGGAAATGGACATTACAATGCTGGCGCATTCGGCACCCGGCAGCCGGGATAAGTTCGGCGGTAAAATTACAGGCCTCCTGCACATTCCCCGTTCGGGCCAGTACTCACTAAATCTGAATCTGAACTGGATTCCGGCCGAAACCAACCCGGCAAATCCAAACGGGGCTGGCGAATTGATGATCGATAATAAGCCCGTTCTAAGCATCAGCGGCAAGAGTGGCGGCACGGCATCAGCCATGGTACAGTTGGAAGCCGGTGATCATCCGGTGGTGCTGGCTTACTACAAAAACTTCGGGCTGTGGTATGCCCGCCGAAACGATATTGTTCTGGGCGTTGAAGGCCCCGGTGTTCAGTATACAACCCTGAATCAGGTGATTCGGGTCGAAGAGCCGGTCGGTGAGATTGCGCTGCAGGCCAAAGATGAGCCGGTTATGCAGCGTGGCTTTGTCAATCACCACGGCCAGAAACATACGCATACTATATCCGTTGGCGAACCAGGCCATGTAAACTACAGCGTCGATTTGCGGAAAGGTGAATTTTTGCAAATCTGGCGGGGCAACTTTCTGGAAACCACACCGATGTGGTACGGACGGGGCGAAACCCAGTTATCGGTTCCTTTGGGCAGTGTTATTGAACTGTCGGGCAAGCCTTCGCTCACGTACCTCGCCGATCAGAACGCGGCCTGGCCAGATTCCAACGCTACCTATATGAACATGGGCTATGATGTAGATTCCAACGGTCGGCCAATTTTCAAATATACACTGGGTGCTTCGCAGGTGCGTGAATCGTTTGCGGCTGAAGAAGAGGGGCACAAGCTTTCACATTCCTTTACCGTAACACCTTCGTCAGGAGCGTCCACTCCGGGAGCATCCACTCCGGGAGCGTCCACTCCGGGAGCGTCCACTCGGGGAGAAGTCTGGTGCCGGGTTGCTGAAGGGAATGACATTACGGAGTTGCCAAACGGACTTTATGCCATAAATGACAAACAGTACTTCATTGAGCTACCGGCTAAACAGAAGCCCGTTATTCGTACGACAGCGCAAAAAACAAAAGAAATGCTGCTGCCCGTAAAGCCAGCCACTGCCGCCGGTACAATAACCTATTCTATTATCTGGTAA
- a CDS encoding NAD(P)/FAD-dependent oxidoreductase: MITTDICIIGAGPVGLFAVFEAGLLKMRCHLIDALPQVGGQLSEIYPQKPIYDIPGYPAINAQTLVDNLMEQIAPFNPGFTLGERVESLDRQEDGSYQITTSDGTAVHCQVVVIAGGLGSFEPRKPEILNLEQFEGKGVAYMVKNPEQLRNRRVVLAGGGDSALDWTIFLAEIAKEVTLVHRSDSFRGAPDSAEKVVELAKQGRINLVLQSNITSINGNGHLQEVTITAKDKSVTTLEADNLIPLFGLTPKLGPIADWGLSIDKSAISVDTTDYSTNVERIYAIGDINTYPGKLKLILCGFHEAALMCQSAFHHVHPNQKLSFKYTTVNGVPTF; encoded by the coding sequence ATGATAACAACAGATATTTGCATAATTGGCGCTGGTCCGGTGGGCCTGTTTGCTGTTTTTGAGGCTGGTTTATTGAAAATGCGCTGCCACCTGATTGATGCCTTACCACAGGTGGGTGGGCAGCTTTCAGAAATTTATCCGCAGAAACCAATCTATGACATTCCCGGCTATCCGGCCATCAACGCACAGACGCTGGTCGATAACCTGATGGAGCAGATTGCCCCCTTCAATCCGGGGTTCACCCTGGGCGAACGCGTTGAGTCGCTTGATCGCCAGGAGGATGGCTCTTACCAAATTACCACCAGCGATGGCACAGCTGTGCATTGCCAGGTCGTCGTTATTGCGGGCGGGCTGGGCAGCTTTGAACCACGCAAACCCGAAATTCTGAACCTGGAACAGTTTGAAGGAAAGGGTGTTGCTTACATGGTCAAAAATCCCGAGCAGTTACGCAACCGGCGGGTCGTGCTGGCCGGTGGGGGCGACTCTGCCCTTGACTGGACCATTTTCCTGGCCGAAATAGCGAAAGAAGTAACGCTTGTTCACCGGAGCGACAGTTTTCGAGGAGCACCCGATTCGGCCGAGAAAGTGGTTGAGTTAGCTAAACAAGGGCGTATTAACCTCGTTCTTCAATCGAACATCACCAGCATCAATGGTAACGGCCATTTGCAGGAGGTTACTATTACGGCGAAAGACAAGTCCGTCACAACCCTGGAGGCTGACAACCTGATTCCCCTTTTCGGCTTAACGCCTAAACTGGGCCCTATTGCTGATTGGGGATTAAGCATCGACAAGTCCGCCATTAGCGTTGATACGACCGACTACTCTACAAACGTCGAGCGGATCTACGCCATCGGCGACATCAATACCTATCCGGGTAAGTTAAAGTTGATTTTGTGTGGTTTCCATGAGGCTGCTCTGATGTGTCAGAGTGCCTTTCATCATGTCCACCCAAATCAGAAACTGAGTTTCAAATACACAACCGTCAACGGTGTTCCTACCTTTTAA
- a CDS encoding glycoside hydrolase translates to MKLVYKAVLLNLLVLTSLGSKVIVTKSTLRAPLPISLNLKEEFQTIHSFGASDCWSAKFIGTWQNETKKNQIADLLFSLDTLSDGQPKGIGLSLWRMNIGAGSYEQKDSSFITDEWRREACFLSPDGQYDWSKQAGSQWFLQAARRRGVRYALGFTNSPPVQMTRNGKAFSAGGKSFNLKPTALASFTDFLVTVATHFQLDYLSPINEPQWDWTAGKNGRANQEGSPAENKDIASVTSALSTKLLASKAKTTVVTGEAGQLNYLYEKAESGRGNQLDYFFTNNGPSPLARQPNVAPIWAYHSYFTTCSDSTLVAIRQRAAQRAKAVGNPMLWQSEFGVLGDICGKYNGSPRHTGIDYGLYVAKVIHNDLTVANVTSWQWWLAINPYNYSDGLVYINGPDGTYQKHDNARRDGEVLDSKQLWAFGNYARFVRPGMKRVGVRLGAVSNPVAEASHFMVSAYKDPIRKQLVLVCINMTSDAVSLPINGVHIRHNRFASYTTTNTKSLAKSIVAANQIQAEPKSVVTLVGTYE, encoded by the coding sequence ATGAAACTGGTCTATAAAGCTGTTTTACTCAATTTACTGGTACTGACCAGCCTGGGCAGCAAAGTCATTGTTACCAAGTCCACCCTTCGGGCTCCTTTACCCATTAGCCTCAATCTAAAGGAGGAATTTCAAACGATTCATAGTTTTGGGGCATCGGATTGCTGGTCGGCTAAGTTTATTGGCACCTGGCAAAACGAAACAAAGAAGAATCAGATAGCCGACCTCCTCTTTAGTTTGGATACCCTGTCTGATGGCCAGCCTAAAGGCATAGGCCTGTCACTCTGGCGGATGAACATTGGCGCCGGGAGTTATGAGCAGAAAGACAGCAGCTTCATTACGGATGAATGGCGTCGGGAAGCATGCTTTCTCAGCCCCGATGGCCAGTACGACTGGAGCAAACAAGCCGGAAGCCAGTGGTTTCTGCAGGCAGCCCGCCGTCGGGGTGTCCGCTATGCGCTGGGCTTTACTAACTCGCCACCCGTGCAGATGACCCGCAATGGCAAAGCGTTTTCGGCAGGCGGAAAAAGCTTTAACCTCAAACCAACCGCCCTGGCGTCCTTCACCGATTTTTTAGTGACAGTTGCCACTCATTTCCAGCTCGATTACCTCAGCCCCATCAACGAACCGCAGTGGGACTGGACAGCCGGGAAAAATGGCAGGGCCAATCAGGAAGGTTCGCCCGCCGAAAACAAGGATATTGCCAGCGTAACAAGTGCTTTATCGACCAAGTTGCTGGCTAGTAAAGCCAAAACGACGGTTGTTACAGGCGAAGCTGGCCAATTAAATTACCTCTACGAAAAAGCCGAAAGTGGGCGGGGAAATCAACTCGATTACTTTTTTACAAACAACGGCCCTTCGCCCCTGGCCAGGCAACCCAACGTTGCGCCGATCTGGGCTTATCACAGTTATTTCACAACCTGTTCCGATTCAACATTAGTAGCAATTCGTCAGAGGGCCGCTCAGCGAGCCAAGGCTGTTGGTAACCCGATGTTGTGGCAAAGTGAATTTGGGGTATTGGGCGATATTTGCGGCAAATACAATGGCAGTCCGCGTCACACCGGAATAGATTATGGGTTATACGTGGCCAAAGTCATTCACAATGACCTGACAGTGGCCAATGTAACCTCATGGCAGTGGTGGCTGGCCATCAATCCGTACAATTATAGCGATGGGCTCGTCTACATCAACGGCCCCGATGGTACTTATCAGAAGCATGACAACGCCCGACGGGATGGCGAGGTCCTGGACTCCAAGCAGTTATGGGCGTTTGGCAACTATGCCCGTTTTGTTCGGCCTGGTATGAAACGGGTTGGTGTTCGCCTGGGTGCTGTCAGCAATCCAGTAGCCGAAGCCAGTCACTTTATGGTGTCGGCCTACAAAGACCCCATTCGCAAACAACTGGTACTCGTCTGCATCAACATGACATCAGATGCGGTGAGTCTGCCCATCAATGGTGTACATATCAGGCATAATCGTTTTGCGAGTTACACAACAACGAATACCAAATCACTGGCCAAATCGATTGTAGCGGCCAACCAAATTCAGGCCGAGCCAAAATCAGTTGTGACGCTGGTTGGCACGTATGAGTAG